One part of the Deltaproteobacteria bacterium genome encodes these proteins:
- a CDS encoding ferredoxin, with the protein MSRRVVVNENECIGCGTCEALCPEVFRLNEEKEKSEVIKAQGGPEDCIEDAIDSCPAEAISWQED; encoded by the coding sequence ATGTCTCGCAGGGTTGTTGTGAATGAAAATGAATGTATCGGCTGCGGCACCTGTGAGGCGCTCTGCCCCGAGGTGTTCCGACTCAACGAGGAAAAAGAGAAGTCAGAAGTGATCAAAGCGCAAGGTGGTCCCGAGGATTGCATCGAAGATGCCATTGATTCCTGTCCTGCGGAAGCTATTAGCTGGCAAGAAGATTGA
- a CDS encoding cupin domain-containing protein, which yields MKKINIFKENDFKDKGLSRLLVHDSPYFKVLNFNFRAGQELPIHSHDIEGQLSIAVLEGSGEFLGEGDVRLPAEPGDVLISDIAEPHGIRAETDMRVLVTIAPPI from the coding sequence ATGAAGAAAATCAATATTTTCAAGGAGAACGACTTCAAGGACAAAGGGCTCAGCCGACTGCTCGTACACGATTCCCCTTATTTCAAAGTCCTCAACTTCAACTTCAGAGCAGGGCAAGAGCTTCCCATTCACTCTCATGATATCGAAGGTCAATTGAGCATTGCTGTACTGGAGGGAAGCGGCGAGTTTTTGGGAGAAGGAGATGTCCGCCTCCCGGCTGAACCTGGAGACGTGTTGATATCTGACATCGCCGAGCCTCATGGCATCAGGGCAGAAACTGATATGCGCGTTCTGGTGACCATAGCTCCACCCATCTAA
- the hcp gene encoding hydroxylamine reductase, giving the protein MFCYQCEQTAKGEGCTKIGVCGKQPEVAALQDLLTYAVIGLSQYAVEGRKVGVNDRDVNVFACETTFATLTNVDFDPERFVKWINEAVEKREQLKDKVRAAGGKVDLPEGPATFKPESTFEGLVRQGEAVGIKTYPSTSPDILSLKHTLLFGLRGVCAYLDHAQILGQEDDTAYAFVHEGLAALFRNDLSLDDWVGLVLKCGEINLKAMELLDAGNTGVYGHPVPTKVPLGHKAGKAILVSGHDLKDLEEVLKQSQGKGIYVYTHGEMLPCHGYPELKKYPHFYGHYGTAWQNQAKEFANFPGTILMTTNCIQKPKETYKDNIFTCGLVGWPGVTHIADRNFQPVIDRALALPGFQEDSNGKEVMVGFARNAVLGVADKVIEAVKGKAIRHFFLVAGCDGAKPGRNYYTQFVEQVPEDCIVLTLACGKFRFFDKDLGDIGGIPRLLDIGQCNDAYSAIQIAVALAKAFNVEVNDLPLSMILSWYEQKAVAILLTLFHLGIKGIRLGPSLPAFVSANVLDVLVKNFDIKPITTPEEDLKAILG; this is encoded by the coding sequence ATGTTTTGCTATCAGTGTGAACAGACTGCAAAAGGGGAAGGTTGCACCAAGATAGGAGTGTGCGGCAAGCAGCCCGAGGTTGCCGCTCTGCAGGATCTTCTCACCTATGCTGTCATAGGCTTGTCGCAGTATGCAGTGGAGGGGCGCAAGGTGGGCGTCAATGACCGGGACGTCAACGTCTTCGCCTGCGAAACAACCTTCGCTACTCTGACCAACGTGGATTTTGACCCGGAGCGTTTCGTAAAATGGATCAATGAAGCTGTGGAGAAGCGAGAGCAGCTCAAGGACAAAGTCCGTGCTGCAGGCGGCAAAGTTGATCTGCCTGAAGGCCCTGCCACCTTCAAACCCGAGTCTACTTTCGAAGGACTGGTTCGACAGGGAGAAGCAGTGGGCATCAAGACCTATCCGAGCACCAGCCCTGACATTCTGTCACTGAAACATACCCTGCTGTTCGGCCTCAGAGGCGTGTGTGCCTATCTTGACCACGCGCAGATCCTGGGTCAGGAAGATGATACGGCCTATGCGTTCGTCCATGAAGGTCTGGCAGCTCTGTTTCGGAATGACCTCAGTCTGGATGACTGGGTAGGGTTGGTTCTCAAGTGCGGCGAGATCAACCTCAAAGCCATGGAACTGCTCGATGCGGGAAACACCGGCGTTTACGGCCATCCAGTGCCCACAAAAGTGCCTCTGGGCCACAAGGCAGGCAAGGCCATCCTGGTTTCGGGTCACGACCTCAAGGACCTCGAGGAAGTGCTCAAACAGAGCCAGGGCAAGGGGATCTATGTCTATACCCACGGAGAGATGCTTCCCTGCCACGGCTATCCAGAGCTGAAGAAGTATCCCCATTTCTATGGGCATTATGGCACCGCCTGGCAGAATCAAGCTAAAGAGTTTGCCAACTTTCCTGGTACCATTTTGATGACTACCAACTGCATCCAAAAGCCGAAAGAAACTTACAAGGACAACATTTTTACCTGTGGTCTCGTTGGCTGGCCAGGTGTGACACACATAGCCGACCGCAATTTTCAACCAGTGATAGACAGAGCACTGGCTCTGCCAGGTTTTCAGGAAGACTCCAACGGCAAGGAAGTCATGGTGGGTTTTGCCAGGAATGCGGTACTCGGGGTGGCGGACAAGGTCATAGAGGCGGTGAAAGGCAAGGCCATTCGCCACTTTTTCCTGGTGGCAGGATGTGACGGCGCCAAGCCCGGACGCAACTATTACACTCAGTTTGTGGAGCAGGTCCCCGAGGATTGCATTGTCCTCACCCTGGCCTGCGGTAAGTTCAGATTCTTTGACAAGGATCTCGGCGACATCGGCGGCATTCCCAGGCTGCTGGACATAGGCCAGTGCAATGATGCCTACTCGGCCATCCAGATCGCCGTGGCTCTGGCCAAGGCCTTCAACGTGGAGGTCAATGATCTGCCTCTTTCCATGATCCTCTCATGGTATGAGCAGAAGGCGGTGGCGATTCTTCTGACCCTCTTCCACCTCGGCATCAAGGGGATTCGCCTGGGACCCTCCCTGCCGGCCTTCGTGTCAGCAAACGTTCTGGATGTACTGGTGAAGAACTTTGATATCAAACCTATCACCACACCCGAAGAAGACCTCAAGGCTATTCTGGGCTAA
- a CDS encoding SLC13 family permease: MSLWIVTVIILTALFLLVTEKIPVDLTAMGIMVALMVFGILPPRQAVAGFANPAVITVAAMFLISRAMIRTGAVGFVGEKVIQFSRGNQRLAMLMTLVIVALASAFINNTPVVVLFIPIVTSLSCEYQLSPSKFLIPVSYASILAGTCTLIGTSTNIIVSDLSAMYGYGELSMFELSSLGVPIALLGIAFLYFAAPRLMPAQAIPTCELHDSEQRRYLAELTVPVNSPLIGRDPSRAFSEKYPSFEVFECIRKSQIFHAGRQEVTIAANDLLLVKASANDLITALDHKVVQLPPSHYDLASSTDFKDAVIVELIITPQSTLLGEKLVQTKLRGDPGIRIIAVRSRGHHYAAQKIHDVRLRLGDILLLQCQENRLAHLRSDPDFIVVEDVHHEIVHKGKARWAMLIFLAVVMAATSGIADIMVCALAGVFLMVLTGCLQLRDSYRALQGNILVLIAGTIALGTAMEKTGAARLYAETYLSLFHGADPRVILAGIILLASISTQALSNNATAVLLIPIAISTALALGVSPRPFIIAVCFGASACYATPIGYQTNLLVYGPGGYRFSDYLKLGIPLNLLVLIVGSFFIPLLWSF, from the coding sequence ATGTCTCTCTGGATTGTAACGGTCATCATCCTGACCGCATTGTTTCTTCTGGTCACTGAAAAAATCCCTGTCGACCTCACGGCCATGGGAATAATGGTCGCCTTGATGGTTTTTGGCATTTTGCCCCCCAGGCAAGCAGTGGCCGGTTTTGCCAACCCGGCAGTGATTACCGTGGCCGCCATGTTCCTCATAAGCAGAGCCATGATACGGACAGGAGCCGTGGGGTTCGTTGGTGAAAAGGTAATCCAGTTCTCCAGGGGAAATCAGCGGCTGGCCATGCTCATGACCCTGGTCATTGTGGCCCTGGCCTCGGCCTTCATAAACAATACTCCGGTTGTGGTCCTTTTCATTCCAATTGTAACCAGCCTGAGCTGTGAATACCAGTTGAGTCCTTCGAAGTTCTTGATACCTGTATCTTATGCCTCCATTCTGGCCGGCACCTGCACTCTCATCGGCACCTCCACCAATATCATTGTCAGTGACCTGAGTGCCATGTATGGCTATGGAGAGCTCAGCATGTTTGAACTCTCCTCCCTCGGAGTACCCATAGCTCTCCTGGGCATTGCCTTCCTGTATTTTGCTGCGCCGCGCCTCATGCCAGCCCAGGCAATACCCACCTGTGAACTCCACGACAGCGAACAGAGGCGTTATCTGGCCGAATTGACAGTGCCTGTGAACAGCCCCCTCATTGGCCGGGACCCGAGTCGCGCTTTTTCAGAAAAATATCCATCATTTGAGGTCTTCGAGTGCATACGGAAGTCGCAGATCTTCCATGCAGGCCGCCAGGAGGTAACAATTGCCGCCAATGACCTCCTGCTGGTGAAAGCATCGGCAAACGATCTCATTACTGCACTAGACCACAAAGTTGTGCAGTTGCCCCCTTCACATTACGATCTGGCCAGCAGCACAGATTTTAAAGACGCGGTGATCGTAGAGCTCATCATCACGCCTCAATCTACCCTCCTCGGCGAGAAGCTTGTACAGACCAAGCTTAGAGGCGATCCTGGAATCCGCATCATAGCGGTGCGCAGCAGGGGGCATCATTATGCCGCCCAGAAAATTCATGACGTCAGACTAAGGCTGGGTGATATCCTTTTGTTGCAGTGCCAGGAAAACAGGCTTGCACATCTGAGGTCGGATCCTGACTTTATCGTTGTGGAAGATGTTCACCATGAAATCGTCCACAAGGGGAAAGCCCGCTGGGCCATGCTCATCTTCCTGGCTGTTGTAATGGCAGCAACCTCAGGCATAGCAGATATCATGGTCTGTGCTCTGGCAGGCGTCTTTCTCATGGTGCTCACAGGCTGTCTGCAATTGCGAGACTCATATCGGGCCTTGCAAGGCAATATACTGGTACTCATTGCCGGAACGATAGCCCTGGGTACGGCAATGGAAAAGACCGGTGCTGCCAGATTGTACGCTGAAACCTATCTTTCTCTGTTTCACGGTGCAGATCCGAGAGTCATTCTGGCAGGCATAATCCTCCTCGCCAGCATAAGTACGCAGGCCTTGAGCAACAATGCCACCGCAGTTCTCCTTATTCCCATTGCCATATCCACAGCGCTCGCCCTGGGAGTAAGTCCAAGGCCCTTTATCATTGCGGTCTGCTTTGGAGCCAGTGCTTGCTATGCCACTCCTATAGGCTATCAGACTAATCTGCTGGTATATGGTCCTGGAGGATATCGCTTCAGCGACTATTTGAAACTCGGGATCCCTCTAAATCTTCTGGTGTTGATCGTGGGTTCGTTCTTTATTCCTCTACTGTGGTCTTTTTAG
- a CDS encoding NUDIX hydrolase: MEYHFCPQCSTRLELKPAGRLQRKYCPLCGFVLYRNPTAGVAVIILKGEEILLVKRRGSYNGAWCIPCGHVEWDEDIRACARREVREETGLQVELGPVFDVQSNFHDPEQHTVGVWFVGRIVGGRLQAGSDAAEVRFFPLEQLPVNMAFPTDLVVCEKLKEKMATRGWQTWSE, from the coding sequence ATGGAATATCATTTTTGTCCCCAATGCAGCACCCGGTTGGAGCTGAAGCCTGCTGGCAGGCTTCAACGGAAGTACTGCCCGCTGTGCGGCTTTGTACTCTACAGAAACCCCACAGCAGGAGTGGCAGTGATCATACTGAAAGGCGAAGAAATCCTTCTTGTGAAGCGACGAGGCTCCTACAATGGCGCCTGGTGCATTCCCTGTGGTCACGTGGAATGGGACGAAGACATTCGTGCCTGTGCCCGGCGAGAAGTGCGGGAAGAAACCGGTTTGCAGGTAGAACTGGGTCCTGTCTTTGATGTGCAGTCGAATTTCCATGATCCGGAGCAGCACACTGTGGGGGTCTGGTTTGTGGGCAGAATTGTGGGCGGCAGACTGCAGGCAGGGTCTGATGCCGCCGAGGTGCGGTTTTTCCCCCTGGAGCAATTGCCAGTAAATATGGCATTTCCTACGGACCTTGTTGTTTGTGAAAAGCTCAAAGAAAAGATGGCTACCAGAGGGTGGCAAACGTGGAGCGAATGA
- the malQ gene encoding 4-alpha-glucanotransferase: protein MLRRASGILLHITSLPSRYGVGDFGPAAYEFVDFLDRTGQSYWQILPLNPTDSIYLNSPYQSVSAFAGNPLLISPELLWRHGLLSDAEAAPPKDFSLKRVDYQRLYAYKTGLLRSSFQRFRSMGHCAPYEHFRQRHSYWLEDFTLFVCLKTHFQGKIWTEWPQEIRHREPQALQAFRDMLQEEIEFQTYCQYLFYSQWHELKRYCNEHGIHLIGDIPIYVHHDSADVWTHRHLFKLDDSSRPYVVAGVPPDYFSSTGQLWGNPVYDWEALQKSGFAWWIRRMELNLSLFDLVRLDHFRGLVAYWEVPATEATAINGCWVKVPTKKFFDTLLRRFPLLPIIAEDLGYITPDVREVLRHYDLPGMKVLLFAFGGDVANNPYIPHNHVANSVVYTGTHDNNTVRGWFEHEATQEEKRNLYRYLGRQESLESIHLAFIRLAMMSTANLVVLPLQDVLGLGVEARMNKPATLEGNWEWRLTAELLSEEVNDQLAEMTHIYGRA, encoded by the coding sequence ATGCTTAGACGAGCAAGCGGGATTCTACTCCATATTACTTCCCTGCCATCCCGGTATGGTGTGGGAGACTTTGGACCAGCTGCCTACGAGTTTGTTGACTTCCTGGACAGGACTGGCCAGAGCTACTGGCAGATTCTTCCTCTGAATCCAACCGATTCCATATATCTAAACTCCCCTTATCAGAGTGTCTCCGCCTTTGCTGGCAATCCTTTGCTCATAAGCCCTGAACTCTTATGGCGCCATGGTTTGCTGTCAGACGCCGAGGCCGCTCCACCGAAGGACTTTTCTTTGAAGAGGGTTGACTACCAACGCCTCTATGCCTACAAGACAGGCCTGTTGCGTTCATCATTTCAAAGGTTTCGTAGCATGGGTCATTGTGCTCCGTACGAGCACTTCCGTCAGCGCCACTCATACTGGTTGGAGGATTTTACTCTGTTTGTCTGCCTCAAGACTCATTTTCAGGGTAAGATATGGACTGAGTGGCCTCAGGAAATAAGGCACAGAGAACCACAGGCGCTGCAGGCATTTCGCGACATGCTTCAGGAAGAGATTGAATTTCAAACCTACTGCCAGTATCTCTTTTACAGTCAATGGCATGAGTTGAAACGCTACTGCAATGAACACGGAATTCACCTCATAGGCGACATACCAATATATGTGCACCACGATAGTGCTGATGTGTGGACGCACCGTCATCTGTTCAAACTCGACGACTCATCCAGGCCTTATGTGGTGGCTGGGGTTCCCCCTGACTATTTCAGCAGTACCGGCCAGCTATGGGGGAATCCCGTCTACGACTGGGAAGCCTTGCAGAAAAGCGGCTTCGCCTGGTGGATTCGGCGAATGGAACTCAATCTCTCTCTATTTGACCTCGTCCGCTTGGACCACTTCCGGGGTCTGGTAGCCTATTGGGAAGTCCCGGCAACAGAGGCTACCGCAATAAATGGCTGCTGGGTTAAGGTGCCCACTAAAAAGTTCTTCGACACTTTACTCAGAAGGTTTCCCCTGTTGCCCATCATAGCTGAGGACCTGGGATACATCACCCCTGATGTCAGAGAAGTTCTCAGACATTACGATTTGCCGGGCATGAAGGTGCTTCTTTTTGCCTTTGGCGGCGATGTGGCTAACAATCCCTATATCCCACACAACCACGTGGCCAACAGCGTAGTATACACTGGCACCCATGACAATAATACTGTCAGAGGCTGGTTCGAGCATGAGGCCACCCAGGAGGAAAAAAGAAATCTCTACCGCTATCTCGGACGGCAGGAGTCCCTGGAGTCGATACATCTGGCATTTATACGGTTGGCCATGATGTCAACGGCAAACCTTGTGGTGCTACCTCTACAGGATGTGCTGGGGCTCGGTGTAGAGGCGCGCATGAATAAACCCGCCACCCTGGAGGGCAACTGGGAATGGCGCCTGACAGCCGAACTGTTGTCCGAGGAGGTGAACGACCAGCTTGCAGAAATGACCCATATCTATGGCAGGGCTTGA
- a CDS encoding DUF3536 domain-containing protein translates to MERYICIHGHFYQPPRENPWLEAIELQDSAHPYHDWNEKITAECYAPNATSRILDDRNRIVHLVNNYQKISFDFGPTLLSWLENHAPEVYAAILQADQESQLAFAGHGSALAQAYNHMIMPLANSRDKYTQVVWGIRDFEQRFGRRPEGMWLPETAVDLESLEILAAHDIHFTILAPRQAHRIRPLGSKEWLDVSGGKIDPSRAYTLKLPSGKNLALFFYNGPIARAVAFEGLLNRGETFAQRLVGGFTAKQDYPQMVHIATDGETYGHHHPFGDMALAYAVHYIESNSLARLTNYGEYLERHPPRHEVEIFENTSWSCIHGVERWRSDCGCHLGAHPDWNQTWRAPLRQAMDWLRDNLAPVYEDYCSNFVYDPWKARNDYIQVVLDRSDASLERFLQQQARNELNSDNTVTLCKLLELQRYAMLMYTSCGWYFDELSGIETIQILQYAGRVLQLAKELFPRFDESPFLAILEQAESNKSTEGNGRHIYEQNVAPAVLDLERVAAHYGMSSLFQAYEQEARIYCFQARQEDYRTAEAGRAKVALGRITLSSTITRESNCFCFGVFHWGDHNLLCGVRQCQPPEIFAGSVEELMKVFSSADFPGTIQLLESHFGQPMYTLKDLFRDEQRKILDTVLAATLVDVEAMYRQVYEYNAPLFRFLHDLGSPLPLPLSVAAEVVLNLSLQQAFQEEQLEAIHIEKLLKEAYMSGVSLNTTVLELTFRKKLEHLAKELLTDSSQEELLHALDSALHIMESLPFAVNLRQVQNYCYHILHRDYPALQHRAAQGDADAARWVQQFASICDRLSILVPE, encoded by the coding sequence ATGGAAAGGTACATATGTATTCATGGCCATTTCTATCAGCCGCCTCGAGAAAATCCCTGGTTGGAAGCGATCGAACTGCAGGATTCGGCACATCCCTACCATGATTGGAACGAAAAGATAACGGCGGAATGCTATGCCCCCAACGCCACCTCCCGCATTCTCGATGACAGAAATCGCATCGTTCATCTGGTCAACAACTACCAGAAGATAAGTTTTGATTTTGGGCCGACTCTTCTTTCCTGGCTCGAAAATCATGCCCCAGAGGTGTACGCCGCCATTCTCCAGGCGGACCAGGAGAGCCAGCTGGCCTTTGCCGGCCACGGCTCAGCCCTGGCACAAGCTTACAACCACATGATTATGCCGCTGGCAAATAGCAGAGACAAATATACTCAGGTTGTCTGGGGCATACGAGATTTCGAGCAGCGCTTCGGTCGAAGACCGGAAGGCATGTGGCTGCCCGAGACGGCAGTGGATCTGGAGAGCCTGGAAATTCTGGCTGCCCATGACATACATTTCACCATTCTTGCTCCCAGGCAGGCCCATCGCATCAGACCTCTGGGAAGCAAAGAGTGGCTCGATGTGAGCGGAGGCAAGATTGATCCCAGCAGGGCATATACTTTGAAACTGCCCTCGGGAAAGAATCTGGCTCTCTTTTTCTACAATGGACCCATTGCCCGGGCTGTTGCTTTTGAGGGCCTGCTGAACAGAGGAGAAACCTTTGCCCAACGTCTTGTGGGGGGCTTTACAGCAAAGCAAGACTATCCTCAAATGGTCCACATTGCCACCGATGGCGAAACATACGGCCATCACCACCCTTTTGGGGATATGGCTCTCGCCTATGCTGTCCACTATATTGAGAGCAATTCTCTAGCTCGCCTGACCAACTACGGCGAGTACCTGGAAAGACATCCACCAAGGCACGAAGTGGAGATATTTGAGAACACCTCGTGGAGCTGCATTCATGGAGTGGAAAGATGGAGGTCTGATTGTGGCTGTCACCTGGGCGCTCACCCGGACTGGAATCAGACATGGCGCGCTCCCTTGCGACAGGCCATGGACTGGCTGCGAGACAATCTAGCTCCTGTTTATGAAGATTACTGCAGCAACTTTGTCTACGACCCATGGAAGGCAAGAAACGACTACATCCAGGTGGTCCTTGATCGCTCAGATGCAAGCCTGGAGCGCTTCCTGCAACAGCAAGCCAGAAATGAACTCAACAGCGACAATACCGTTACCCTGTGCAAGCTCCTGGAACTGCAGCGATATGCCATGCTCATGTACACCAGTTGCGGCTGGTATTTTGATGAGCTTTCAGGAATTGAAACAATTCAGATTCTGCAGTACGCTGGCCGAGTACTGCAACTAGCAAAAGAGCTTTTTCCTCGGTTTGATGAGTCGCCCTTCCTGGCCATTCTCGAGCAGGCCGAGAGCAACAAGTCTACAGAGGGGAACGGCCGGCACATCTACGAACAAAATGTAGCGCCTGCGGTGCTGGATCTTGAAAGGGTTGCCGCCCATTATGGCATGAGCTCTCTTTTCCAGGCCTATGAGCAAGAGGCCAGGATTTACTGCTTCCAGGCGCGGCAGGAGGATTATCGCACTGCAGAGGCCGGAAGGGCAAAAGTGGCGCTAGGACGTATCACTCTTTCCTCCACCATCACCAGAGAGTCGAACTGCTTTTGCTTCGGGGTTTTCCACTGGGGGGATCACAATCTGCTTTGCGGAGTGCGGCAATGCCAACCGCCAGAAATATTTGCAGGCTCAGTCGAGGAACTCATGAAAGTGTTCTCCAGCGCAGACTTTCCAGGCACCATTCAGCTTCTGGAAAGCCACTTCGGCCAGCCAATGTACACCCTGAAAGATCTCTTTCGCGATGAACAAAGGAAAATACTGGATACAGTGTTAGCCGCCACACTTGTAGATGTAGAGGCCATGTATCGTCAGGTCTACGAGTACAATGCACCGCTCTTCCGGTTCCTGCACGATCTAGGTAGTCCCCTGCCCCTGCCGCTGTCAGTCGCTGCTGAAGTAGTTCTCAATTTGAGTCTGCAGCAAGCGTTCCAGGAAGAGCAACTCGAGGCCATACATATTGAAAAGCTTCTGAAAGAAGCGTACATGTCAGGAGTTTCTCTGAACACCACAGTCCTGGAACTCACCTTTAGAAAGAAGCTTGAACACCTGGCGAAGGAGCTTCTCACTGATTCCTCACAGGAGGAACTTCTGCACGCACTCGATAGCGCCCTGCATATAATGGAATCTCTTCCCTTTGCGGTCAATCTCCGCCAGGTCCAAAATTATTGCTACCACATCCTCCACAGAGATTATCCAGCGCTGCAGCACAGAGCCGCACAGGGCGATGCTGATGCTGCTCGGTGGGTGCAACAGTTTGCATCAATCTGCGACAGACTCTCTATTCTGGTGCCTGAATGA
- the glgB gene encoding 1,4-alpha-glucan branching protein GlgB → MHSTEAVVYDRSLLTDDDLYLFNEGSHFRLFEKLGAQVATLDGLSGTHFAVWAPNAARVSVMGDFNDWHRDSHPLRPVGDSGIWQGFIPGVDKGAAYKYHILSRYHNYQVDKSDPLAFYCETPPKTASIVWDLAYEWQDQQWLESRREWKPTHTAMSIYEVHLGSWMKASGENNRFLSYRELAPKLADYVGALGFTHVEFLPIMEHPFYGSWGYQISGFFAPTSRYGSPQDLMYLIDYLHQHGIGVILDWVPSHFPSDEHGLGYFDGTYLYEHADVRQRIHPDWDSLIFNYGRKEVQSFLLSNANFWLERYHVDGLRVDAVASMLYLDYSRDNGDWIPNPYGGRENLEAIALLRRFNEEVYARHPGVQTIAEESTSWPMVSRPTYVGGLGFGMKWDMGWMHDTLSYMSKDPIHRNYHHDLLTFRLLYAFHENFVLPLSHDEVVHGKGSLLGKMPGDNWQKFANLRLIYGYMYTQPGKKLLFMGGEFGQWKEWNHEESLDWHLLDYAEHGCLKKWVTDLNLLYRQEGALHDLDFEPAGFEWIDCHDSQHSILSFVRKSRNDEEHIVVVCNFTPVPRLGYRIGVSRSGYWKEIANSDAHHYGGSGLGNMGGVQAEAIPFHGRSHSVNLTIPPLAVVLLKSKD, encoded by the coding sequence ATGCACTCTACTGAAGCAGTGGTATATGATCGCTCTTTGCTCACCGATGACGATCTTTACCTTTTTAATGAAGGAAGCCACTTTCGTCTTTTTGAGAAATTGGGCGCCCAGGTGGCCACATTAGATGGTCTGTCGGGAACGCATTTTGCTGTGTGGGCTCCAAATGCGGCCAGAGTTTCTGTGATGGGTGACTTCAATGACTGGCACAGAGACAGCCATCCTCTGCGCCCCGTTGGCGACTCTGGAATCTGGCAGGGCTTCATACCCGGAGTAGATAAAGGTGCTGCATACAAGTACCACATCCTTTCACGCTATCATAATTACCAGGTCGACAAGAGCGATCCTCTGGCATTTTATTGTGAGACGCCGCCCAAGACAGCCTCAATCGTCTGGGATCTTGCCTATGAATGGCAGGATCAGCAGTGGCTGGAGAGCAGGCGTGAATGGAAGCCAACGCACACTGCCATGTCCATCTATGAGGTTCACCTTGGCTCCTGGATGAAAGCCTCCGGGGAAAATAATCGTTTTCTGAGCTACCGCGAACTGGCGCCAAAGCTTGCTGACTACGTGGGAGCTCTGGGATTTACCCATGTGGAATTCTTGCCCATTATGGAGCATCCCTTTTATGGATCATGGGGTTATCAGATAAGCGGCTTTTTTGCCCCCACCTCTCGCTATGGTTCTCCACAAGATTTGATGTATCTGATCGACTATCTCCACCAGCACGGCATTGGCGTTATCTTGGACTGGGTGCCCTCTCACTTTCCCAGTGATGAGCATGGGCTGGGCTATTTCGATGGAACCTACCTTTACGAACATGCCGACGTACGGCAGAGAATCCACCCGGACTGGGACAGTCTCATCTTCAATTACGGCCGCAAGGAAGTGCAGAGCTTCCTGCTGAGCAACGCCAACTTTTGGCTCGAGCGCTACCATGTGGATGGCTTGCGGGTGGATGCAGTCGCTTCCATGCTGTATCTCGATTACTCCCGCGATAACGGCGACTGGATTCCGAACCCTTATGGCGGCAGAGAGAATCTCGAAGCCATTGCCTTATTGCGCCGCTTCAATGAGGAAGTCTACGCCCGGCATCCTGGAGTGCAAACCATAGCCGAAGAATCTACCTCCTGGCCCATGGTTTCGCGGCCCACATACGTTGGCGGCCTGGGATTCGGCATGAAGTGGGACATGGGATGGATGCATGACACCCTGTCCTACATGTCCAAGGATCCCATACACAGAAATTATCATCATGATCTTCTGACCTTCCGTCTCCTTTATGCTTTTCACGAGAACTTCGTTCTGCCGCTGTCTCATGACGAGGTTGTCCATGGCAAAGGATCCCTGCTCGGCAAGATGCCAGGTGACAATTGGCAGAAGTTTGCCAATCTCCGGCTCATCTACGGCTACATGTATACCCAACCTGGCAAGAAACTGCTCTTTATGGGCGGCGAGTTCGGCCAATGGAAGGAATGGAACCACGAGGAAAGCCTGGATTGGCATTTGCTGGACTATGCTGAACACGGCTGTCTAAAGAAATGGGTAACAGACCTGAATCTTCTCTACCGTCAGGAAGGGGCCCTGCACGATCTCGATTTCGAGCCTGCAGGCTTTGAGTGGATCGACTGCCACGATTCACAGCATAGCATCCTCAGTTTTGTCAGGAAATCAAGAAACGATGAGGAGCATATTGTGGTAGTGTGCAATTTTACTCCTGTTCCTCGCCTCGGTTACAGGATAGGCGTATCTCGCAGCGGCTACTGGAAGGAAATTGCCAACAGCGACGCTCATCACTATGGCGGCTCAGGCCTGGGAAACATGGGAGGTGTGCAGGCTGAAGCCATTCCTTTCCACGGCCGTTCTCACTCTGTCAACCTCACCATCCCCCCTCTGGCAGTAGTACTCTTAAAGAGCAAGGATTGA
- a CDS encoding MTH1187 family thiamine-binding protein — protein MSVLVDFSVFPLDKGESVSSYVAEAVRIIKESGLPYKLGPMGTCLEGDYEQVMAVVHRSFKEMQKECRRIYMALKVDYRQDVSDRLEGKVASVMKKID, from the coding sequence ATGAGTGTGCTTGTTGATTTTTCTGTTTTCCCATTAGACAAAGGGGAAAGTGTGAGTTCCTACGTGGCCGAGGCCGTGCGTATTATCAAAGAAAGCGGTCTACCTTACAAGCTGGGTCCAATGGGGACGTGCCTTGAGGGCGACTATGAACAGGTGATGGCTGTGGTGCACCGCAGCTTCAAGGAAATGCAGAAGGAGTGTCGCCGAATCTATATGGCACTCAAAGTGGACTATCGGCAAGACGTTTCCGATAGACTGGAAGGAAAAGTGGCCTCTGTGATGAAGAAGATTGATTAA